One Ensifer adhaerens genomic window, CTGCGCCTTCCAATCGTCGGCGAAACTACCGAGATGCGGAATGATGAACGGTACATCCGGATATTCTTGGGCAAGGATTTCGGCGACCGAAACTTCACCCATGACGTCATAGAGGACCGGAAGCCGATAGCGGCGCGCGGCTTCGCAGATCTCGCGGGTAATGCGCCCGTCGTGACGATGAACCTTGATGCCGACGAGGCCCAGCGACACTACCGCCTCGCGGATCATCATCTCGACGCGGCCCTTGTCGGCGACCGGGTGAACAAAGGCGAAGCCGAGAAGGCGATCGGGCCTGCCGGCAATGATGCGCGCCACTTCCCGATTGGCCAGAAGGTAGCCGTCGGAAAACGCCGCGAAGATGATGGTGCGGTCGATATTGGCCTCGCGTGCACGGGCGAGATACCGGCCAAGCGGAGCGGACGTGTCGGCAGGCTGCGTGAGCCCGTTGCCCTTTCCGGCGTGACAATGGCAGTCGATGATCATGGCCAGAGAACCTCAATGCGGTTACCGGACCCGACCCGCCACGGCCGGGCTCGTCCCGAAAGGGTTGGGGACAGCCGTGGCGGCGGACAGGAAGTTTTACACGCCTTCGATGACCAGGGCGTTGCCGCGGCGCCACCACCTGCCGCCCGCAGCCCTTCCCGCGATCGCCGAAGCCCCACCCGATGCGGCCAGCCCTTTCGCGGGGTACGACGTGCGGGCTCCGGACGCGACCTGCCGCAACACGGTGGCATTCACGCCAGGCACATGACGGCGCGTTGCGTTGGCCACGACGCTGCGCGCAATCTGCTCGGCAGGCGCAGAACCGGGCACGACCGGCGAGGTTCCGAGCGCCGCCGAGGCGTCGGCGATCGCGGTTGCTGCAATCCTGATAAAGCGGCGGGCCTTCTCGATGTCGGCCTGATCCGGGCTCATCCCCGCGGTTTCCAATTCGAGCGCGCTGGCCACAGCCTGGCCCAGCCCCCGGCCGATCATCGTTCCGACCCCGGGAATGGGGATCAGCGAACCGAGCGCGCCGCCGGCGATCGGCAGTGCGGCCTTGGCAAGCGACTTCAGCGCCGGGCCGACCACGGGCAGCACGTTCTTGCCGACGAACTTGCCGACCGATTTCAGACCGGCGCCGACTTTCTTGAAGAGGCCGCCAAGGAATTGCTCAAGCTCCTGTTCGTTCTGGGCAGAGAGCAGTTCCATGGCCAGTTCGAACTCTTCGTTCTCGGAGAGGAGCTCGCCGGCCTCGAAAGCTCCATACAGTTCAAATTCCCCTGCCGCGGCGCGGCAGTTTGGGCAATTGCAGCTCAGCGGATGCATACTAGCCTCCTGTTGTTAGAGTGACATGATGATTGCGTGTTCAGATTTCGTTGAGCGCGAGGACCTCCAGCTCGGTGACCCTGTTGAGGCGGTTGTTATCGTTCTTGTGATGCTCGTTGATCTTCTTTTCGAGCGCACGTACCTGCGCTTCCGTGGCGTCCTTCATGAGGTGGAGCGCGAGCTTCATGCCTCTTGCGGTCTTCCCGAAATGCGACAGGCACCACATGTGCTGGACGAGGCGGCGGCGCAGATCGACGGCTTTGCCGGTGTAGAACTTGCCGGTGGACGTGTGGAAGCGGTAGAGGCCGGGAATCTTCTGCTTTCCCAGCGACTTCAGCACGAGCGCGACGGGCTTTGCATTGGCAACCGCGAGCGCGTTTTCCGCCCTCAGCGCCTCGCCCGATAGCTCCCATTCGAGTTCGAACTCGCGCTGCTCACGGTCGCGCCGGACCCGGCGTAACGCGGCTTCGGTATCCGGACCGATGAAGCCGCTGACCGGCAAGCGACAACGCCGCTGGAAGGCGCGTATCCATTGGCGTAAGGAGTTGGTCATGACGCCGTCGACGCTAAGCGTGGTCCCGAGAGCAGTGTTGAGCGTGTCCTGCACCCAGCGGACATATTCGGAGCTGCCCGGAAGCGCCGGCTCTCCGTCCGCCATGCGCAGCGCTGGCTGCGGATCCGGCTCGTCGTATGCAGGGCCGATCGTCGGGTAGCGCGGGCCGCCAGATCGCCGCCTGCGCCAGGCGGGAGTGTATGGCGGCTGGGAGGAGCGCGTCGGGCGGAGCGGCTGTCCACCCCTCGTTCCCGTGGCTACGCCACGGGCGGTCCTGGATGAGCGCTCGAATTCCAGTTGCGCCGCGAACGGGTCGATGGTCGGGATCGTGCTCATAACGCCTCCTGTCTCACGCGGCCGAAATGCCGTCCGCGATGCGCTCCAGCGCGGCCAGCAGGCGGCCGATGTCGGCCGGCGCATGACGCGCAGTCACCAAAAACGAAAGGTTCGGCTTGCCCTCGCCGCACGAACGGGTCGCCAGCGCGCGCACGCCCATGCCGGCAAGAGACTCCAGCGCGGCTCGCGCCGCGTCGGTGGAAGGCATGGCGATGGTTTGCATCGGAACCGGTAGCCGGCTCCTGACCTGCAAACCTATCCGCCTCACGCCGGCGCGAAGTTGCTCGACAAGCAGCACCAGGCGCGCACGCAAGGTGTCGCCGGCGCTGCAGTTTGCCGCAAGCGCCCCCCTTGCCGCGGCCATGTCCGCGACCGACGGCGGGCTGGTGTGAACACGGGTTTCCCCATCACGCGCGGCGCGCGCGACGAAGTCCTTGGTGCCGCATAGCGCGGCCAGCGGCGCGCCGAACGCCTTGGCGAGCGACGCACCCGTCGCAATATTGGCACAGGACAGGCCATGCCAGGCGAGCGAGCCGCCACCGCCCAGGCCAAGTGGCTGGGCCGGCGACGGGTTGCGGCCAAGCACACCGAGCGCCTGCGTGTCGTCGATCACGAGGCGCCCACCCATGTCGGCCGCCAGGCGCGATAGAGCGGGCAGAGGCGCTACCTGGCCACAGGATGGGCAAAGCCCATCCGTGACGATGACCGGGCGCTGCCCGGCGCGGCGCGCCTTTCGCAGCCGCCGCTCCAAGCTGGCCGTATCATGGTGCCGGTAGGTCTCCACCGGCACCTGGTCGAGCTGGACGCGCTCGGCGCTCCAGCGTGCGATCGGATAGGATGAAGCGTCGAAAATGAGAAGGCTCTCCTTCGACACGGCGGCCTGGAACAGATCGCGGAACAGGTGCAGCGTCGAAGGATAAAGCAGCCCAGCCTCCTCGCCCATGAGCAGCGCCAGGTCCCGCGCCAGCAGGCGCGCCCCCGGGGGCTCATCGAGGGCGGCGGGCCGGCCGAGCGTCAACGCCTGCCACGGGGCAAGCGATGCGCTCGGATGGTCCAACCCGAGATAGAGTGCGGACGTGAAGTCCAGCATGGCACGCACTCCCTCGCGGTCAGACCAGGCGCCGCTGCTCGTCCAGGCGCCTGACGAGATGCACCGAGGGCATGGTGGCGTCGATCCGCGCGTTCTGGACGTCGAGCGACAAGTCGATGCCGGTCGCCGACCTGTAGGCATGCAGGTAGCCCTGGATCTCGGAGCGCCAGTAGCGAGCCCAGTTCAGCGCGCTATAGGGATCGTTGACGTCGGCCCAATTGCCGAAACGGACCGACAGCAGCACCTGC contains:
- a CDS encoding amidohydrolase family protein, producing MIIDCHCHAGKGNGLTQPADTSAPLGRYLARAREANIDRTIIFAAFSDGYLLANREVARIIAGRPDRLLGFAFVHPVADKGRVEMMIREAVVSLGLVGIKVHRHDGRITREICEAARRYRLPVLYDVMGEVSVAEILAQEYPDVPFIIPHLGSFADDWKAQSGLIDHLVRHRNIFTDTAGVRRFDILEEAVKRAGASKILFGSDGPWLHPGVEIAKIEALGLNPEDRAAVLGGNVLRLVSRVQGFSVAA
- a CDS encoding peptidoglycan-binding protein yields the protein MSTIPTIDPFAAQLEFERSSRTARGVATGTRGGQPLRPTRSSQPPYTPAWRRRRSGGPRYPTIGPAYDEPDPQPALRMADGEPALPGSSEYVRWVQDTLNTALGTTLSVDGVMTNSLRQWIRAFQRRCRLPVSGFIGPDTEAALRRVRRDREQREFELEWELSGEALRAENALAVANAKPVALVLKSLGKQKIPGLYRFHTSTGKFYTGKAVDLRRRLVQHMWCLSHFGKTARGMKLALHLMKDATEAQVRALEKKINEHHKNDNNRLNRVTELEVLALNEI